In Deinococcus psychrotolerans, a genomic segment contains:
- a CDS encoding RecX family transcriptional regulator — protein MFGSRKSYRSDSVDSPAEKPPTRPKTPEEQQAALMEYALRALSARALSAAELRGKLAKRSEEEDQIEAVLERLTELRYLDDSQVARIEGQRRGVGAYRVRARLKQRGVEEELIAETLQARDPEEEVEQARALLERRLSSIRRGNNPKAKAYGLLARRGYGGEVIRRVLEGLDWTADAGDESWLGEEDEGN, from the coding sequence ATGTTCGGTTCCCGTAAGTCTTACCGCTCAGACTCAGTCGATTCACCCGCCGAGAAGCCGCCCACCCGTCCCAAAACGCCGGAAGAACAGCAGGCCGCTTTGATGGAATATGCCCTGCGGGCCTTGTCGGCCCGTGCGCTGAGCGCCGCCGAACTGCGCGGCAAACTCGCCAAGCGCAGCGAAGAAGAAGACCAGATTGAGGCCGTGCTGGAGCGTCTTACTGAGCTGCGCTACTTGGACGACTCGCAGGTGGCCCGCATCGAAGGCCAGCGGCGCGGCGTGGGCGCTTACCGGGTGCGGGCACGCCTCAAGCAGCGCGGCGTGGAGGAAGAACTGATCGCCGAAACTTTACAAGCCCGCGACCCCGAAGAAGAAGTCGAGCAGGCCCGCGCCCTGCTGGAGCGCCGCCTGAGCAGCATCCGGCGCGGCAACAACCCCAAAGCCAAAGCTTACGGCCTGCTGGCGCGGCGCGGCTACGGCGGCGAGGTGATTCGGCGGGTACTGGAGGGGCTCGACTGGACTGCGGACGCCGGTGACGAAAGCTGGCTGGGCGAAGAGGACGAAGGGAACTAG
- the rpsT gene encoding 30S ribosomal protein S20 — MALRHKSAQKRHRQSLKRRMINRSRKSTIKTFTKKAVVAATTNAADAQEFQRKAESLLDKAAKGSTMHKNTAARKKSRLAKAINRANAANAAQ, encoded by the coding sequence ATGGCTTTACGTCACAAGTCCGCCCAGAAGCGCCACCGCCAGAGCCTCAAGCGCCGCATGATCAACCGCAGCCGCAAGAGCACCATCAAGACCTTTACCAAAAAAGCGGTCGTGGCCGCGACCACCAACGCCGCCGACGCACAGGAATTTCAGCGCAAGGCCGAGAGCCTGCTCGACAAGGCCGCCAAAGGCAGCACCATGCACAAGAACACCGCTGCCCGCAAAAAGAGCCGCCTCGCCAAGGCGATCAACCGCGCCAACGCAGCGAACGCCGCTCAGTAA
- a CDS encoding ABC-F family ATP-binding cassette domain-containing protein has translation MTARTRQTLLSAEDVRVVYGERVILRSVSLQVSGGERLALLGRNGAGKTTLLRVLAGERRSDDGSVWRSEGLRLSVLDQQPLYQAGVTVQELTAAANPYQAAVTELRELEHDLSDPARLERWSAVQHRLEDLDAHAWPARAARTLAMLDLTRFMSREAATLSGGETTRLSLALCLLTEPDILLLDEPTNHLDIRMREWLENWLISFGGAVILTSHDREFLDKVALRSLWIEGGETTPYPGGYTRARQLRDQERQAKSKAARLSRREAGRLEGSAERLDVWGRRSRSVKSRAERLELTDAPQPERALRMRLLAGQSRAKLLLWAEHVGRSYGGKVILENVSLKLRQGDRVALMGANGTGKTTLLKLLSGELHPDPAPAGEAPGVLRLAAGVTLASLDQTWHGLSPDQPLHAQFEERFGNRAGALLGRAGFSSLDWPKTPHELSGGERARAGLALVSALRADLLLLDEPTNHLDVEALEALEAAVHAYGGAVVIVTHDRRFAREVSNRLWLIEDGHLTEVEGWGSRVTLDPARSLEGDPPPPPPPPSARERMGQTEARLRVIDQELNAATHAPLTQREEGRLRSERHRLRLALLDLYAEVYAAPQFDIEVREKHLRVRGQHLGSQHPEQGGMFWAACDESCGHFAWDGSTLRLMGLAPAWYAADLLGGTLRILFEHWQVGRVQLGEGGRVLSRRKYFELIGMVKS, from the coding sequence GTGACCGCCCGCACCCGCCAAACCCTGCTCAGCGCCGAAGACGTGCGTGTGGTGTACGGCGAGCGCGTCATTTTGCGCTCCGTCAGTCTGCAAGTGTCTGGCGGTGAGCGGCTGGCCCTGCTGGGGCGCAACGGCGCGGGCAAAACCACTTTGCTGCGGGTGCTGGCAGGCGAGCGGCGCAGTGACGACGGCTCGGTGTGGCGCTCAGAAGGCCTGCGCCTCTCGGTGCTGGATCAGCAGCCGCTGTACCAAGCTGGCGTGACGGTGCAGGAACTGACCGCCGCCGCCAACCCGTACCAAGCCGCCGTCACCGAACTGCGCGAACTTGAGCATGATCTCTCCGACCCCGCCAGGTTGGAGCGCTGGAGTGCCGTGCAGCACCGCTTGGAGGACCTAGACGCCCACGCCTGGCCCGCCCGCGCCGCCCGCACGCTGGCAATGCTCGACCTGACCCGCTTCATGTCCAGAGAAGCCGCGACCCTCAGCGGCGGCGAAACCACCCGCCTGAGTTTGGCACTGTGTCTGCTGACCGAGCCGGACATCTTGTTGCTCGACGAACCCACCAACCACCTCGATATCCGGATGCGCGAGTGGCTGGAAAATTGGCTGATTTCGTTTGGTGGGGCCGTCATTTTGACCAGCCATGACCGCGAGTTTCTGGACAAAGTGGCGCTCCGCAGCTTGTGGATCGAGGGTGGCGAGACCACGCCTTACCCCGGCGGTTACACACGCGCCCGCCAGCTCCGCGACCAAGAGCGCCAAGCTAAAAGCAAAGCCGCCCGCCTCAGCCGCCGTGAAGCGGGGAGGTTGGAAGGCAGCGCCGAGCGGCTGGACGTGTGGGGCCGCCGCTCACGCTCGGTCAAAAGCCGCGCCGAGCGCTTGGAGCTGACCGACGCCCCGCAACCCGAACGCGCTCTCAGGATGCGGCTGCTGGCCGGACAATCGCGGGCCAAGCTGCTGCTGTGGGCCGAGCATGTGGGGAGGAGTTACGGCGGTAAAGTCATTCTAGAAAACGTCTCGCTCAAGCTGCGCCAAGGCGACCGGGTGGCCCTGATGGGCGCAAACGGCACCGGCAAAACCACTTTGCTCAAACTGCTGTCCGGCGAACTGCACCCCGATCCGGCCCCGGCAGGCGAAGCGCCGGGTGTACTGAGGCTGGCCGCTGGCGTCACGCTGGCGAGCTTGGATCAAACCTGGCACGGCCTGAGTCCAGACCAGCCGCTCCACGCTCAATTTGAAGAGCGCTTCGGCAACCGGGCGGGGGCGCTGCTGGGCCGCGCCGGATTTTCCAGCTTGGACTGGCCCAAAACGCCGCACGAGCTGTCAGGTGGCGAGCGGGCGCGGGCGGGCCTGGCCCTCGTCAGCGCCCTCAGGGCCGATCTGCTGCTGCTCGACGAACCCACCAACCACCTCGATGTGGAGGCTCTGGAAGCGCTGGAAGCCGCTGTTCACGCTTACGGCGGCGCAGTCGTGATCGTCACGCATGACCGCCGCTTTGCCCGCGAGGTCAGCAACCGGCTGTGGCTGATCGAAGACGGCCACCTCACGGAAGTGGAAGGCTGGGGCAGCCGCGTCACGCTCGACCCGGCCAGGAGTCTGGAAGGCGACCCGCCGCCGCCGCCCCCGCCGCCGAGCGCCCGCGAACGCATGGGCCAAACGGAAGCGCGGCTCAGGGTGATTGATCAAGAACTCAACGCGGCCACTCACGCGCCGCTGACCCAGCGAGAAGAAGGAAGGCTGCGCTCCGAGCGCCACCGTCTGCGCTTAGCGTTGCTTGACCTTTACGCCGAGGTCTACGCCGCACCCCAATTTGATATTGAAGTGCGCGAAAAGCACTTGCGGGTGCGCGGCCAGCACTTAGGCAGTCAACACCCTGAGCAAGGCGGCATGTTCTGGGCCGCCTGTGACGAAAGCTGCGGACATTTCGCTTGGGACGGCTCTACCTTGCGCCTCATGGGCCTAGCACCCGCGTGGTACGCCGCCGACTTGCTGGGCGGGACACTGCGTATTTTGTTTGAACATTGGCAGGTGGGGCGCGTGCAACTCGGCGAAGGCGGGAGGGTGCTGAGTCGGCGCAAATACTTTGAGTTGATCGGCATGGTCAAAAGCTAA
- a CDS encoding Hsp20/alpha crystallin family protein: MMRFDPFREIEELSQRVDRAFGQAAQAPARFAPPVDVHEDEQGLELSLDLPGIQPENISVDAENQTLSVQAERKYIRAEGRTAHRVERVYGTYSRTFSVPAKYDLSKVDANFDNGTLTIKVPRSEAAQKRSISVKSATTLNVEGKTDTENHNA; encoded by the coding sequence ATGATGCGATTTGATCCGTTCCGAGAAATTGAAGAATTGAGCCAGCGTGTTGACCGGGCCTTCGGTCAAGCTGCCCAAGCACCCGCCCGCTTCGCTCCGCCGGTTGACGTTCACGAAGACGAGCAGGGCCTGGAACTCTCGCTCGATCTGCCGGGCATCCAGCCTGAGAACATCAGCGTGGACGCCGAGAACCAGACGCTGAGCGTGCAGGCCGAGCGCAAGTACATTCGCGCCGAGGGCCGCACCGCCCACCGCGTTGAACGCGTGTACGGCACCTACTCGCGCACCTTCAGCGTGCCCGCCAAGTATGATCTGAGCAAGGTTGACGCCAATTTTGACAACGGCACCCTGACCATCAAGGTGCCGCGCAGCGAGGCGGCCCAGAAGCGTAGCATCAGCGTGAAGTCCGCTACCACCCTCAACGTGGAGGGCAAAACTGACACCGAGAACCACAACGCCTGA
- the pyrR gene encoding bifunctional pyr operon transcriptional regulator/uracil phosphoribosyltransferase PyrR codes for MKASILSADEMRRALTRIAHEILERNKGAENLALIGIHTRGIPIAARLAAKLQELEGVDVPLGRLDITLYRDDLSEIAKQPIIRETEVPFDLDRRRVVLVDDVLYTGRTVRAALDALIDLGRPEGIQLAVLVDRGHRELPIRADYVGKNLPTAKSEVVKVKLQETDGTDGVELWDLEEVQAAQQ; via the coding sequence ATGAAAGCTTCTATTCTGAGCGCCGACGAGATGCGCCGCGCCCTGACCCGAATTGCCCACGAGATTTTGGAGCGCAACAAAGGAGCCGAAAATCTCGCACTGATCGGCATTCATACGCGGGGTATTCCGATTGCCGCCCGTCTCGCAGCCAAGTTGCAGGAACTCGAAGGCGTGGACGTGCCGCTGGGACGGCTGGACATCACTCTTTACCGCGACGATTTGAGCGAAATTGCCAAGCAGCCGATCATCCGCGAAACCGAGGTGCCGTTTGACCTAGACCGCCGCCGCGTGGTGCTGGTGGACGACGTACTGTACACCGGGCGCACCGTGAGGGCCGCGCTGGACGCTTTGATCGATCTGGGCCGTCCGGAAGGCATCCAGCTGGCCGTACTGGTCGACCGGGGCCACCGCGAACTGCCGATTCGGGCCGATTACGTTGGCAAGAACCTCCCCACCGCCAAAAGCGAAGTGGTCAAGGTGAAGTTGCAAGAAACCGACGGCACAGACGGCGTGGAACTGTGGGACCTCGAAGAAGTTCAGGCGGCTCAGCAGTGA
- a CDS encoding aspartate carbamoyltransferase catalytic subunit, which translates to MNALSSKPKHLLDFQDWSAERLNALLDNADTMMQVLDRPVKKVPALQGLTVCTVFFENSTRTRVSFELAARRMSADVVSFAAGASSVNKGESIRDTIEVLTAYKVDAFVVRHQAAGAAHLVARYSGKPVINAGDGRRAHPTQALLDAYTIRREFGTLEGKTVAIIGDVRHSRVARSNAELLPKLGAKVILCGPATLLPRELAAEGVTLTTDPREAVRNADAVMALRLQQERMDAGYVGSLQDYARVYQVNEDLLAFAPNEAVVLHPGPMNRDVEISSETADGPRSRILAQVENGQAVRMSTLYHLLVGRA; encoded by the coding sequence GTGAACGCCCTGTCAAGTAAACCCAAACACCTGCTGGACTTTCAAGACTGGAGCGCCGAGCGGCTCAACGCGCTGCTGGATAACGCCGACACCATGATGCAGGTGCTTGACCGGCCCGTGAAAAAGGTTCCGGCGCTGCAAGGCCTGACCGTCTGCACCGTCTTTTTTGAGAATTCCACCCGTACCCGCGTCAGCTTTGAACTGGCGGCGAGGCGGATGAGCGCCGACGTGGTGAGCTTCGCGGCGGGCGCGAGCAGCGTGAACAAGGGCGAGAGCATTCGCGACACCATAGAAGTGCTGACCGCCTACAAGGTAGACGCCTTCGTGGTGCGCCATCAAGCGGCGGGGGCGGCGCATCTGGTGGCCCGCTACAGTGGCAAGCCGGTCATCAACGCGGGCGACGGACGGCGGGCGCATCCCACCCAGGCGCTACTGGACGCCTACACCATCCGGCGCGAATTTGGCACACTGGAAGGCAAGACGGTGGCGATTATTGGTGACGTGCGCCACTCGCGGGTGGCCCGCAGCAACGCCGAACTGCTGCCCAAGCTGGGCGCGAAGGTGATTTTGTGTGGCCCCGCCACCCTGCTGCCGCGTGAACTGGCCGCCGAGGGCGTCACGCTGACCACTGACCCCCGCGAAGCCGTCAGGAATGCCGACGCGGTGATGGCGCTGCGGCTCCAGCAGGAGCGGATGGACGCCGGGTACGTGGGCAGCTTGCAAGACTACGCGCGGGTGTATCAGGTCAATGAGGACTTGCTGGCCTTTGCACCCAATGAAGCGGTAGTGCTGCATCCGGGGCCGATGAACCGGGATGTGGAGATCAGCAGTGAGACCGCCGACGGCCCACGCAGCCGCATTCTGGCGCAGGTGGAAAATGGGCAGGCGGTGCGGATGAGCACGCTGTATCACTTGCTGGTGGGCCGGGCGTGA
- a CDS encoding dihydroorotase: MTQHSTLTITNIRRPNSDTSESLTIENGLIKGWNLPEEGQTLDGNGATIVPAFIEPHAHLREPGQEQKEDLASGLAAAAAGGYGTVVSMPNTAPVVDDPAIVRALIDKAAALGFARLRPAAALTRGQDGEQLAELALLAEAGAAVFTDDGRTNENARTLRLGLEYAHSLGKVVSVHAEDAGLRAGGVMNEGPVSEALGLPGNPAAAETAHIARDIEICRMTGGRLHIQHLSTARALELVKAAKTQGVNITCEVCPHHLLLTDEALRSFDAVYKVAPPLRTQSDAQALLAGLKDGSVDCLATDHAPHTRAEKELDLLQAPSGIAYIEIAFPLLWTNFGAELGLQKIVELLTTDVARVLGWPVPSLEAGQPADFTLLDLETVRPVDPATFKSKAKFNPWVGQDLKGWPMLTVVDGQVAFERA, translated from the coding sequence ATGACCCAGCACAGCACACTCACCATCACCAACATCCGCCGCCCAAACTCCGACACATCTGAAAGCCTGACCATAGAAAACGGCCTGATTAAAGGTTGGAACTTACCAGAAGAAGGTCAAACCCTGGACGGCAACGGCGCGACCATCGTGCCCGCCTTCATTGAGCCCCACGCCCACCTGCGCGAGCCGGGGCAGGAGCAGAAAGAAGACCTCGCTTCGGGCCTGGCAGCGGCGGCGGCGGGCGGTTACGGCACGGTGGTGTCTATGCCCAACACCGCGCCCGTGGTGGACGACCCCGCCATCGTCCGCGCCCTGATCGACAAGGCCGCCGCGCTCGGTTTTGCCCGCCTGCGCCCCGCCGCCGCCCTGACGCGGGGGCAGGACGGCGAGCAACTGGCCGAACTCGCGCTGCTGGCCGAAGCCGGAGCCGCCGTGTTCACCGACGACGGGCGCACCAACGAGAACGCCCGCACGCTGCGGCTGGGCCTGGAGTACGCGCACTCGCTGGGCAAGGTAGTCAGCGTACACGCCGAGGACGCGGGCCTGCGGGCGGGCGGCGTCATGAACGAGGGGCCAGTCAGTGAGGCGCTGGGCCTGCCCGGCAACCCGGCGGCGGCAGAAACGGCCCACATCGCCCGCGACATCGAAATCTGCCGCATGACCGGTGGGCGGCTGCACATCCAGCACCTCTCCACCGCCCGCGCCCTGGAGCTGGTCAAGGCCGCCAAAACGCAGGGCGTCAACATCACCTGCGAGGTTTGCCCCCACCACTTGCTGCTCACCGACGAGGCGCTGCGGAGCTTTGATGCGGTCTACAAAGTCGCGCCGCCGCTCCGCACCCAGAGCGACGCCCAGGCTTTGCTGGCGGGCCTCAAGGACGGCAGTGTGGACTGCCTCGCCACCGACCATGCCCCGCACACCCGCGCCGAGAAGGAACTCGATTTGCTGCAAGCGCCCTCGGGCATCGCCTATATCGAGATCGCCTTTCCGCTGCTGTGGACCAACTTTGGGGCCGAACTGGGCCTGCAAAAAATCGTGGAACTGCTCACCACCGACGTGGCCCGCGTACTGGGCTGGCCCGTACCGAGCTTGGAAGCTGGGCAACCCGCCGACTTCACCCTGCTGGATTTGGAGACGGTGCGCCCGGTTGACCCCGCCACCTTCAAGAGCAAAGCCAAGTTCAATCCTTGGGTGGGTCAGGACTTGAAAGGCTGGCCGATGCTGACGGTAGTGGACGGTCAGGTGGCGTTCGAGCGGGCCTGA
- the kynA gene encoding tryptophan 2,3-dioxygenase, producing MSQADSAPPNANPDAPERAYSDFTRSLSYGDYLRIDTLTSAHQPVTQAHDEHLFIAVHHVSEVWLGLIVQELRAAMTLLSAGVTDAPLKMLSRVVRAQEQMTNAWEVLKTMTPADYLQFRSAFGRASGFQSAQYRMMEFLLGNRNATLLRPHQHRPDLYGPLEAALNAPSLYDLALRLLSERGLAIAPSVLERDFSQPYIQNEAVLAAWLTVYRDPERYWDVYELAEKLIDVEDNFRRWRFNHLTTVERTIGFKTGSGGTSGAGYLRKALDTVLFPELWQVRTEL from the coding sequence ATGTCTCAAGCTGATTCTGCCCCGCCCAATGCCAATCCTGACGCTCCTGAACGTGCTTACAGCGACTTTACGCGCAGCCTGAGCTACGGCGATTACTTGCGGATTGATACCCTGACCAGCGCCCACCAGCCGGTGACGCAGGCGCACGACGAGCATTTGTTTATCGCCGTGCACCATGTATCTGAAGTCTGGCTGGGCCTGATCGTGCAGGAGTTGCGGGCGGCCATGACGCTACTCTCGGCAGGCGTGACCGACGCGCCGCTCAAGATGCTCAGCCGGGTGGTGCGGGCGCAGGAGCAGATGACCAACGCCTGGGAAGTGCTCAAAACCATGACGCCCGCCGATTACTTGCAGTTTCGCAGCGCGTTCGGGCGGGCCTCGGGTTTTCAGTCGGCGCAGTACCGGATGATGGAATTTTTGCTGGGCAACCGCAACGCCACGTTGCTGCGCCCGCACCAGCACCGCCCTGACCTCTACGGCCCGCTGGAAGCTGCCCTCAACGCGCCGAGCTTGTATGACCTGGCCCTGCGTCTGCTCTCCGAGCGCGGTCTGGCCATTGCGCCGAGCGTGCTGGAGCGCGACTTTTCCCAGCCCTACATTCAGAATGAAGCGGTGCTGGCCGCTTGGCTGACCGTCTACCGCGACCCCGAGCGCTACTGGGACGTGTATGAGCTGGCCGAGAAGCTGATTGACGTGGAAGACAATTTCCGGCGCTGGCGCTTTAACCACCTGACCACCGTGGAGCGCACCATCGGCTTTAAGACCGGCAGCGGCGGCACCAGCGGCGCGGGGTATCTGCGAAAGGCGCTGGACACGGTGCTGTTTCCTGAGCTGTGGCAGGTGCGAACGGAGCTGTAG
- a CDS encoding PSP1 domain-containing protein has protein sequence MLTENQHPVNSRVVVQGKRGPEVATVRGAAQPEGSARYGMILRAATQEDLSDWTRLEQAGEDLKWFLRARARDRALPVKIVAVEFTLDGSLVTVSYSAEERLELSHLIQDLREQTKARVNFVAIGPREQAQIIGALGACGRENCSSNHLQEFAPVSIRMARDQQLPLNPEKLSGPCGRLLCCLQYEHTQYVDLLKEMPRKNARVCHTESGACGKVIKLHPLTASVDVLGEDGAGYMQGVALSALRPAKDSAQSGKD, from the coding sequence ATGCTCACCGAGAACCAACACCCGGTGAACAGCCGAGTGGTCGTGCAGGGCAAACGCGGCCCCGAAGTCGCCACCGTGCGCGGCGCGGCTCAGCCGGAAGGCAGTGCCCGCTACGGCATGATTTTGCGGGCCGCCACCCAAGAAGACCTCAGCGACTGGACCCGGCTGGAGCAGGCCGGCGAAGACCTCAAATGGTTTTTGCGTGCCCGCGCCCGTGACCGCGCCCTGCCGGTCAAAATCGTGGCGGTGGAGTTTACCTTAGATGGCAGCTTGGTTACGGTCAGCTACAGCGCTGAGGAGCGCCTCGAACTCAGCCACCTGATTCAGGATTTGCGCGAGCAGACCAAAGCCAGAGTCAATTTCGTGGCCATCGGCCCGCGTGAACAGGCCCAGATTATCGGAGCGCTCGGTGCGTGCGGGCGCGAGAACTGTTCGTCGAATCACCTGCAAGAATTTGCGCCGGTCAGCATCCGGATGGCCCGCGACCAGCAGTTGCCGCTCAATCCCGAAAAACTCAGCGGGCCGTGTGGCCGCTTGCTGTGCTGCCTTCAGTATGAGCACACGCAGTACGTCGACCTCCTCAAAGAAATGCCGCGCAAAAACGCCCGAGTGTGCCACACCGAGTCCGGCGCGTGCGGCAAAGTGATCAAGTTGCATCCGTTGACCGCCAGCGTAGACGTGCTGGGCGAGGACGGCGCGGGCTACATGCAGGGCGTGGCCCTATCGGCCCTCAGGCCCGCCAAAGACAGCGCCCAGAGCGGCAAAGACTGA
- a CDS encoding CAP domain-containing protein, translating into MKSKQQLGLLVMTALFLSACGSQVAVPPTSDQSAQPAVAVRSAPPAADTALDPSTMPKALSLSVGESLQVPVTISGQVPAAGLLSWQSSDPRIVAVTASGLLSAYQPGAVQVRIVQKDHPERNYVLEVTVQAPPIVMPKPPAQPITPAPVAPPTPTPPAPAPTPTPTPAPTPPAPAPAPTPVAPPAPAPTPPAPAPTPTPIAPPPVPAPIPTPAPAPTPTSGFTSEVLRLVNVARAAGGSCGGVAYPPAAALSWNTLLAGAAQAHAADMATKNYFDHTSPDGRTFDQRITAAGYQWRSVAENIAAGQQTPADVMASWLSSPGHCKNIFNPILKELGVGYFEGGSYKQYWVQDFGTPR; encoded by the coding sequence ATGAAGTCTAAACAACAGCTCGGCTTACTGGTGATGACCGCGCTTTTTCTATCCGCTTGTGGTTCGCAGGTGGCGGTCCCACCGACTTCTGACCAAAGCGCTCAGCCTGCGGTGGCTGTCCGGAGCGCTCCCCCCGCTGCCGACACGGCCCTTGATCCCTCCACCATGCCCAAAGCGTTAAGCCTCAGCGTAGGCGAAAGTCTGCAAGTCCCGGTCACCATCAGCGGCCAAGTGCCTGCGGCTGGGCTGCTGAGTTGGCAGAGCAGTGACCCCCGCATCGTCGCAGTCACGGCGAGCGGCTTACTGAGCGCGTACCAACCCGGCGCAGTGCAGGTCAGAATCGTTCAGAAAGACCACCCTGAGCGCAATTATGTCCTTGAAGTCACGGTTCAAGCGCCCCCAATCGTCATGCCCAAGCCGCCCGCACAACCAATTACTCCCGCTCCAGTAGCGCCTCCGACTCCCACACCACCTGCACCAGCTCCCACTCCCACCCCGACCCCTGCGCCCACACCGCCAGCGCCGGCTCCTGCACCTACTCCGGTCGCGCCTCCAGCCCCCGCGCCCACACCACCTGCGCCAGCTCCCACACCCACTCCAATTGCTCCGCCGCCCGTACCAGCCCCAATTCCCACTCCAGCCCCCGCGCCGACGCCGACCAGCGGCTTTACTTCCGAAGTGCTCCGCTTGGTCAACGTGGCCCGCGCGGCGGGGGGAAGTTGCGGCGGCGTGGCTTACCCGCCCGCAGCAGCCCTGAGCTGGAACACTCTGCTGGCCGGCGCGGCACAGGCACACGCTGCTGATATGGCCACCAAGAACTACTTTGACCACACCAGCCCGGATGGCCGCACCTTCGATCAGCGCATCACCGCCGCCGGATACCAGTGGCGCAGCGTGGCCGAGAACATCGCTGCCGGACAGCAGACCCCCGCCGATGTGATGGCCAGCTGGCTGAGCAGCCCCGGCCACTGCAAAAATATCTTCAATCCCATTCTCAAAGAGTTGGGGGTGGGCTACTTCGAGGGCGGCAGCTACAAACAATACTGGGTACAGGACTTCGGCACGCCGCGCTGA
- a CDS encoding DedA family protein: MTEHLLHWLGTLNPQVVHLVNALLLLLEGIGLPFIPYEASMLALGLMIQGHDTTLWESILFGTIGNTIGNLIGYYIGPRGIKLIPKKAQQKLGLTQIQNMLTQYGPWMAVISRWFGPFRTLFILYAREAGLKPLPYIACSFLGALSWTAVWQIGMWLGGVAFIAVWHRYQIYGLVGLVVLSVPAYFIYKAVKKARGEVNTAQQSREEARTEQEL; encoded by the coding sequence ATGACGGAGCACTTGCTGCACTGGCTGGGGACGCTCAACCCGCAGGTCGTCCATTTGGTGAACGCCTTGCTGCTGCTACTGGAAGGCATCGGGCTTCCCTTTATTCCCTATGAAGCCAGCATGTTGGCGCTGGGTTTGATGATTCAGGGCCACGACACCACACTTTGGGAATCGATTTTGTTCGGCACCATCGGCAATACCATCGGCAACCTGATCGGCTACTACATCGGGCCGCGCGGGATCAAGCTGATTCCCAAAAAAGCGCAGCAAAAGCTGGGCCTGACCCAAATCCAGAACATGCTGACCCAGTACGGCCCGTGGATGGCCGTCATCAGCCGCTGGTTCGGGCCGTTCAGAACGCTGTTTATTTTGTATGCCCGCGAAGCTGGCCTTAAGCCCTTGCCGTATATCGCCTGCTCTTTTCTTGGAGCGCTGTCCTGGACGGCGGTGTGGCAAATTGGGATGTGGCTGGGCGGAGTGGCCTTTATTGCGGTCTGGCACCGGTATCAAATCTACGGGCTGGTCGGGCTGGTGGTTCTCAGCGTTCCCGCTTACTTTATTTATAAAGCAGTTAAGAAAGCACGCGGTGAGGTTAACACGGCGCAGCAAAGCCGTGAAGAAGCCAGGACAGAGCAGGAGTTGTAA
- a CDS encoding phosphatidylserine decarboxylase, translating to MLKFLLNVLKRLLPIALIWGAVLLFLQRVWFYRDPVRITPTDDDLLTSPCDGQVVYVRRVENGEIVSEKLGQKIKVSEITHAEWPEGQTPGHGWLIGIYMSPLDVHFNYAPMKGRITGIVHNGAKLNLPMVDIWEYIQLTYLRRAVDLFAKRYALENERQTVFIEGRVKVAMVEIADKFVNKISTYVSVNDTLRSGQKISFIERGSQVDLFIFGDVDFLVGVGDQVYGAQTPIARLSKPQG from the coding sequence ATGCTGAAATTTTTGCTCAATGTTCTCAAGCGCCTCTTGCCCATCGCCCTGATTTGGGGCGCGGTCTTGCTGTTTTTGCAGCGCGTTTGGTTTTACCGCGATCCGGTACGTATTACCCCCACCGACGACGATTTGCTGACCAGTCCCTGTGACGGCCAAGTCGTTTACGTGCGCCGCGTGGAAAACGGCGAGATCGTTAGCGAGAAGCTCGGCCAGAAAATCAAAGTCAGCGAAATTACCCACGCCGAATGGCCCGAAGGCCAGACGCCCGGACACGGCTGGCTGATCGGGATTTACATGTCGCCCTTAGACGTGCATTTCAATTACGCGCCGATGAAAGGCCGCATCACCGGCATCGTTCACAACGGAGCCAAACTCAATTTGCCGATGGTGGATATTTGGGAATACATCCAACTGACGTATCTGCGGCGGGCGGTGGATTTATTTGCCAAGCGCTACGCCCTGGAAAACGAGCGCCAAACGGTGTTCATCGAGGGCCGCGTCAAAGTGGCGATGGTGGAAATCGCCGACAAGTTCGTCAACAAGATCAGCACCTACGTCAGCGTGAACGATACCCTGCGCTCCGGCCAGAAAATCAGCTTCATCGAGCGCGGCTCGCAGGTGGATTTGTTTATCTTCGGTGACGTGGACTTCTTGGTGGGCGTGGGCGACCAAGTGTACGGCGCACAAACGCCCATTGCCCGCCTCAGCAAGCCTCAAGGGTAA